From Magnolia sinica isolate HGM2019 chromosome 13, MsV1, whole genome shotgun sequence, one genomic window encodes:
- the LOC131223631 gene encoding BAG family molecular chaperone regulator 4-like isoform X1, producing the protein MEEPPNRGVSENGIEEIDSEVRPIEMLSQKTDGNTNGDDGVGASGPMIKINVSHSTKQHQITLPAHSTFGNLKGVLARETGLEPKEQKLLFRGKEKDDDEFLHMVGVKDMSKVVLMEDAASKERKLEEMKRDQVISGALNSVALVRAEVDKLSQKASSLEAIMHGGTKVAEKEFAVLTELFMVQLLNLDSIDAEGEAKVQRRSEVLRVQNCVGALDKLKARNSNPFIGTTTEWATFDSGVGSPNALPTLSSSCKITHDWEQFD; encoded by the exons ATGGAAGAACCACCCAACAGAGGAGTTTCAGAGAATGGGATTGAGGAGATAGATTCGGAGGTGAGACCTATTGAGATGCTTTCCCAGAAGACGGACGGCAACACCAACGGTGATGATGGGGTCGGGGCTTCAGGACCCATGATTAAAATCAACGTCTCTCATAGCACTAAACAGCACCAGATAACTCTTCCTGCTCATTCTACTTTTG GGAATCTGAAAGGGGTTCTTGCTCGAGAGACTGGTTTGGAGCCAAAGGAACAAAAGCTTTTGTTCAGGGGCAAAGAGAAAGATGATGATGAGTTTTTGCACATGGTAGGTGTGAAGGACATGTCAAAGGTGGTCCTCATGGAGGATGCAGCCAGCAAGGAGAGGAAGCTTGAGGAGATGAAGAGAGATCAAGTGATCTCTGGAGCTCTTAATTCAGTTGCCCTAGTCAGAGCAGAGGTTGATAAGCTCTCACAAAAG GCATCTTCTTTGGAGGCAATCATGCATGGTGGGACCAAGGTTGCTGAAAAGGAGTTTGCGGTGTTGACTGAATTATTCATGGTGCAGTTGTTGAATTTGGATAGCATTGACGCTGAAGGAGAAGCAAAAGTACAGAGACGGAGTGAG GTTCTTCGTGTGCAGAACTGTGTGGGGGCCCTTGACAAGCTAAAGGCGAGAAACTCCAATCCATTTATCGGTACGACGACCGAATGGGCAACATTTGATTCTGGAGTGGGAAGCCCAAATGCTCTTCCAACATTGTCATCTTCTTGCAAAATAACCCATGACTGGGAACAGTTTGACTAG
- the LOC131223631 gene encoding BAG family molecular chaperone regulator 4-like isoform X2, whose amino-acid sequence MEEPPNRGVSENGIEEIDSEVRPIEMLSQKTDGNTNGDDGVGASGPMIKINVSHSTKQHQITLPAHSTFGVKDMSKVVLMEDAASKERKLEEMKRDQVISGALNSVALVRAEVDKLSQKASSLEAIMHGGTKVAEKEFAVLTELFMVQLLNLDSIDAEGEAKVQRRSEVLRVQNCVGALDKLKARNSNPFIGTTTEWATFDSGVGSPNALPTLSSSCKITHDWEQFD is encoded by the exons ATGGAAGAACCACCCAACAGAGGAGTTTCAGAGAATGGGATTGAGGAGATAGATTCGGAGGTGAGACCTATTGAGATGCTTTCCCAGAAGACGGACGGCAACACCAACGGTGATGATGGGGTCGGGGCTTCAGGACCCATGATTAAAATCAACGTCTCTCATAGCACTAAACAGCACCAGATAACTCTTCCTGCTCATTCTACTTTTG GTGTGAAGGACATGTCAAAGGTGGTCCTCATGGAGGATGCAGCCAGCAAGGAGAGGAAGCTTGAGGAGATGAAGAGAGATCAAGTGATCTCTGGAGCTCTTAATTCAGTTGCCCTAGTCAGAGCAGAGGTTGATAAGCTCTCACAAAAG GCATCTTCTTTGGAGGCAATCATGCATGGTGGGACCAAGGTTGCTGAAAAGGAGTTTGCGGTGTTGACTGAATTATTCATGGTGCAGTTGTTGAATTTGGATAGCATTGACGCTGAAGGAGAAGCAAAAGTACAGAGACGGAGTGAG GTTCTTCGTGTGCAGAACTGTGTGGGGGCCCTTGACAAGCTAAAGGCGAGAAACTCCAATCCATTTATCGGTACGACGACCGAATGGGCAACATTTGATTCTGGAGTGGGAAGCCCAAATGCTCTTCCAACATTGTCATCTTCTTGCAAAATAACCCATGACTGGGAACAGTTTGACTAG